Sequence from the Stenotrophomonas sp. 364 genome:
CGGGGCGCGTCGAGCGTGGCCAGCTGCTGCTGCTGGAAGCATTCGGCGGCGGCTTCACGTGGGGTTCGGCCCTGCTGCGCTATTGATAGCACTCGTTACGACAGCGTGACGCTTTCATTACGGCCCCATCAGGGGCCGTATGCATTTCAGGAGACCTGTCATGGTTGAGCCCATCGTCATTGAAGGGCAACGCGCCTGGCTGAAGCAGTACGGCGAAGGAAGCCGCGCGGTAGCCTTGGGCCTGCTCAATTTTGTTGCACACCGTTTCCAGCTCGATGCGCTGCGCCCGCCGCCGCACCGGGGCGGCGATGCCGCGAAGGAAACCGAGGCGCGCCGTCTGGGCGAGCTGGCCGCGCAGGGGGTGAACGTGCCGCACGTGATCGGCACTGGCCACGCGGCGCTGGTGCTGGAAGACAACGGCAGTTCGTTCAATACGTGCCTGCGACAGGCCGACGCGGCCGGGCGCGACGTGCTGGTGGCGGCAGCGATGCAGGCCATCGCGGCGGCGCATGCGAAGGGGGCCTACTTTGGGCAGCCGTTGCCGCGCAACCTGACCTGGGACGGGGCGAAGGTGGGCTTCATCGATTTCGAGGAAGACCCGCTGGAGGTGATGGATCTGGCGCAGGCGCAGGCACGCGATTGGCTGATGTTCGGCTACGGTGTGGCCAAGTATTACGAGGACCGTCCGCAGCAGTTGCAGGCGCTGATGGCGCAGGCGATGGACGGGGTGGAAGCGCCGGTGATCGCGCATGCGCACGCGGTGTCGGGGCGGCTGCAGGGGCTGGCCCGGGCGAGTCTGAAGATGGGCCGTTCGGCGCGCGCGCTGGCCCACGCGATTCTGATCGTGCATGGGGCCACGGCGCTGGGGGTGCTGATGCTGGCGGTGATCTGCTACGACTTCTTCTCCGACGGCGACCTCGACATCCTGCAGTTGTTGGTTTGATCGGGGTGGGGCCAGAGCGTTATTGCTCGCTTGGGTTGGGCCGGGTCGGCGTGGATGGGTTGGCGGGACACGCCGTGAATCCCGCTCCGCGGTCCGGCCCAGCCGCTGGCGGCTGGGCGTTCGAGCGCTTGCGAGGCAGTGCCTCGCAAGCAATGCGCTCTCACCCTTGGAGGCTCGTGGGCGCCATCCATGACGCCCAACGGTCCCGCCAACCCACCCACGCCGACCCCCGACAGATTCCGGGCGGGCATGGGCAATCAACGGCACTTCGTCTCGGCGTTGCTGAGCCTCAGCAGAGCAGCCTGCCCGTATGGGTGAGGGGAGGGTAGTGCCGAGCGAAGCTCGGCACCTCTCAAACCCACCCCAGCCCTCTCCAAGACAGTGACGGACTGCTCTGGCTCCATGCTTGCAATCGAAAGCGGCCCCGCCACATACGCGTCAGTACAGACGGAGGGCGGTATTCCCCCTTATCATTCGCCGTTCGATTTTTGCAGGCGGATGACCGCGTGACCGATTCCAATCTCGCATTCGTGTTCCCCGGCCAGGGCTCGCAGTCGCTGGGCATGCTCGCCGAACTGGCCGAGCTGCACCCGCAGGTCCGCGAGGCCTTCACCGAGGCCTCCGATGGCGCCGGTGTCGACCTGTGGGCGCTGTCGCAGGGCGGCCCCGAGGAAATGCTCAACCGCACCGAATTCACCCAGCCCGCCCTGCTGGCCGCCAGCATCGGCGTCTGGCGCGTCTGGAATGCCCTCGGTGGCGCCACGCCTGCCGTGCTGGCCGGCCACAGCCTGGGCGAGTACACCGCGCTCGTTGCCGCCGGCGCCCTGACCCTGCGCGACGGTGCCCACCTGGTGCGCCTGCGTGGCCAGCTCATGCAGGAAGCCGCCCCCGCCGGCGTCGGCGCCATGGCCGCCGTCCTCGGCGCCGAAGACGCCCTGGTCCAAGAGGTCTGCGAACAGGCCGCCGGCAGCCAGGTCGTCGTGCCCGCCAACTACAACTCGCCCGGCCAGATCGTCATCGGTGGCGACGCCGCCGCCGTCGACCGTGCCCTGGCCCTGCTCGCCGAAAAGGGCGTGCGCAAGGCCGTCAAGCTCGCCGTCAGCGTCCCCTCGCACACCCCGCTCATGCGCGAAGCCGCCAACCGCCTGGCCGAAACCATGGCCGGCCTGGACTGGCGCGCCCCCGCGCTGCCGGTCGTGCAGAACGTCGACGCCCGCATCCACGACGGCGTCGACGCCATCGCCCAGGCCCTGGTCCAGCAGCTCTACCTGCCCGTCCAGTGGACCGGGTGCGTGCAGGCGCTGGCCGCCCGTGGCGTCACCCGCGTTGCCGAGTGCGGCCCGGGCAAGGTCCTGACCGGATTGATCAAGCGCATCGACAAATCGCTGGACGCGCGCACACTGTCCACGCCCGCCGATTTCGAGGCAGCCCGCGAAAGCTGGGCCGCCTGATCCTTTGACTGGCTTCGCGTCGCCCGGCCCCGGCCTGGCGCGTGGACCGGTCCCGTTCGAGGAACTACAGATGAGCAAGCCCCTTCAGGGTGAAATCGCACTGGTGACCGGCGCCAGCCGTGGCATCGGCGCCGCCATTGCCGACGCACTGGCCGCGCAGGGCGCGACCGTCATCGGCACCGCCACCACCGACGCCGGTGCCGCCGCCATCGGCGAACGCCTGGCCGCTGTGGGTGGCCACGGCCGCGCACTGAACGTCACCGACGCCGCCGCGCTGGAGGCCGTGCTGGACGGGATCGCCAAGGAGTTTGGCGCCATCAGCATCCTGGTCAACAACGCCGGCATCACCCGCGACAACCTGCTGCTGCGCATGAAGGACGAGGACTGGCAGGCCATTCTCGACACCAACCTGACCAGCGTGTTCCGCACCTCCAAGGCGGTCATCCGCGGCATGATGAAGGCCCGCAAGGGGCGCATCATCAACATCGCCTCGGTGATCGGCGTGACCGGCAATGCCGGCCAGGCCAACTATGCCGCCGCCAAGGCCGGCATCATTGCCTTCTCCAAGTCGCTGGCCAAGGAAATCGGCTCGCGCGGCATCACCGTCAATGTGGTCGCTCCCGGCTTCATCGACACCGACATGACCAAGGCCCTGCCGGAAGAACAGCGCGCCGGCCTGGTCAAGACGATCGCCCTGGAACGCCTGGGTGAACCGTCCGACATCGCCAACGCGGTGGCGTTCCTGGCCGGTCCCTCGGCCAGCTACATCACCGGCGAAACCCTCCATGTGAACGGCGGCATGTACATGCCGTAAGCATGTGGCGCACGGATCGCGCCGCAAGTGGTTGATCTGAAAGATGTTTTGCAGCAATGCAAGGCATCGTCGGTTTCCACTACACTATCCCACGGTCATCCGACATCGGATGGCGTCATTTTTGAACCACTACTCCATCTGGAGCGATATCCAATGAGCACCATCGAAGAACGCGTCAAGAAAATCGTCGTCGAACAGCTTGGCGTCAAGGAAGAAGAAGTCACCAACAGCGCATCGTTCGTCGATGACCTGGGCGCTGACTCGCTGGACACCGTTGAACTGGTGATGGCGCTGGAAGAAGAGTTCGAGTGCGAAATCCCGGACGAAGAAGCCGAGAAGATCAGCACCGTCCAGGCTGCAATCGACTACATCAACGCCCACGTCAAGGCTTGATGTCAGGCGGCTTGCGCGCGGCGGTGGCACCCGCCCCGGCCGCGCGCGGCAATCCCATGGGGCCGCACTTGCGGCCCTGTGCATTTGAGCGTTACACCGCGTCATACCCGTGAACCACGGGCCAGGAGAATCAGCAATGAAGCGTCGCGTC
This genomic interval carries:
- the acpP gene encoding acyl carrier protein, producing the protein MSTIEERVKKIVVEQLGVKEEEVTNSASFVDDLGADSLDTVELVMALEEEFECEIPDEEAEKISTVQAAIDYINAHVKA
- a CDS encoding serine/threonine protein phosphatase translates to MVEPIVIEGQRAWLKQYGEGSRAVALGLLNFVAHRFQLDALRPPPHRGGDAAKETEARRLGELAAQGVNVPHVIGTGHAALVLEDNGSSFNTCLRQADAAGRDVLVAAAMQAIAAAHAKGAYFGQPLPRNLTWDGAKVGFIDFEEDPLEVMDLAQAQARDWLMFGYGVAKYYEDRPQQLQALMAQAMDGVEAPVIAHAHAVSGRLQGLARASLKMGRSARALAHAILIVHGATALGVLMLAVICYDFFSDGDLDILQLLV
- the fabD gene encoding ACP S-malonyltransferase; amino-acid sequence: MTDSNLAFVFPGQGSQSLGMLAELAELHPQVREAFTEASDGAGVDLWALSQGGPEEMLNRTEFTQPALLAASIGVWRVWNALGGATPAVLAGHSLGEYTALVAAGALTLRDGAHLVRLRGQLMQEAAPAGVGAMAAVLGAEDALVQEVCEQAAGSQVVVPANYNSPGQIVIGGDAAAVDRALALLAEKGVRKAVKLAVSVPSHTPLMREAANRLAETMAGLDWRAPALPVVQNVDARIHDGVDAIAQALVQQLYLPVQWTGCVQALAARGVTRVAECGPGKVLTGLIKRIDKSLDARTLSTPADFEAARESWAA
- the fabG gene encoding 3-oxoacyl-ACP reductase FabG, giving the protein MSKPLQGEIALVTGASRGIGAAIADALAAQGATVIGTATTDAGAAAIGERLAAVGGHGRALNVTDAAALEAVLDGIAKEFGAISILVNNAGITRDNLLLRMKDEDWQAILDTNLTSVFRTSKAVIRGMMKARKGRIINIASVIGVTGNAGQANYAAAKAGIIAFSKSLAKEIGSRGITVNVVAPGFIDTDMTKALPEEQRAGLVKTIALERLGEPSDIANAVAFLAGPSASYITGETLHVNGGMYMP